In one Diabrotica virgifera virgifera chromosome 7, PGI_DIABVI_V3a genomic region, the following are encoded:
- the LOC126888114 gene encoding uncharacterized protein LOC126888114, with translation MIFNNILAPRRSDQSFLLKSDQNHHTGISPLEVLNIGLVSKFPIDSIHCLYLGVMKKLLLTWICGDLRVRLCGRDVTNISENLFFYGKFVVSEFNRKPRSLSEVARFKATEFRTLLLYLGVLVLKNIDKAMYEHFLLLHSSVTILLSKRHLANFGCDVPRKLLDCFITHSKDLYGLEFLIYNVHVLCHLSEEARLFGPLDQISAFPFENYLNEIKKSVKSPNKPLEQLFCRLTEANTISVINDSVTKKCEIQHFNGPLLHLSFNSTKQYNKLKYNNIVYTVEAHSNVNCYCLNKEYCVIKINNIVNAKNEYFLIGQKFTSYESFYNYPFESKSLNICIGSKLLQNMELFNLDSIITKCMLFPLDPPNNSKWLSFPLL, from the coding sequence AtgatttttaataacattttggCACCAAGGAGATCGGATCAGTCATTTTTGCTAAAATCTGATCAGAATCATCATACTGGAATTTCACCTTTGGAAGTCTTAAATATAGGATTGGTTTCAAAATTTCCAATTGACTCTATACATTGTTTATACTTAGGTGTTATGAAAAAACTTCTTCTCACATGGATATGTGGTGACTTGCGTGTTCGGTTATGTGGTAGGGATGTTACAAACATATcagaaaacttatttttttatggAAAATTTGTTGTCTCAGAGTTCAATAGAAAACCTCGAAGTCTTTCAGAGGTAGCTCGTTTTAAAGCAACAGAATTTAGAACTCTTTTGCTTTATTTAGGAGTcctagttttaaaaaatattgataagGCTATGTATGAACACTTTCTTCTATTGCATTCTTCTGTTACTATCCTGTTATCTAAAAGGCACTTAGCAAATTTTGGTTGTGATGTTCCTAGAAAATTACTGGACTGCTTTATAACCCATTCCAAAGACCTGTATGGATTAGAGTTTTTAATTTATAATGTTCATGTATTGTGTCACTTGAGTGAAGAAGCTCGGTTGTTTGGTCCATTGGACCAGATTTCTGCTTTTCCTtttgaaaactatttaaatgaaataaaaaagtcAGTGAAATCGCCTAATAAACCATTAGAACAATTGTTTTGTCGCCTGACAGAAGCTAATACTATATCAGTAATTAATGATAGTGTCACAAAGAAATGTGAAATCCAACATTTTAATGGTCCACTGTTACATTTATCTTTTAATTCTACTAAACAGTATAATAagcttaaatataataatattgtgTATACTGTAGAAGCACATTCCAATGTCAACTGTTATTGTCTAAACAAGGAATATtgtgtaataaaaattaataacatagtTAATgctaaaaatgaatattttttaataggTCAAAAGTTTACATCTTACGAATCTTTCTATAATTACCCTTTTGAATCAAAATCACTTAATATTTGCATCGGAAGTAAACTACTTCAAAATATGGAACTTTTTAATCTCGACAGTATAATTACAAAATGTATGTTATTCCCTCTTGATCCACCCAACAACAGTAAATGGTTATCATTTCCTTTATTATAA